Proteins from one Methanomassiliicoccales archaeon genomic window:
- a CDS encoding methanogenesis marker 3 protein produces MLDVHMIITVNGKVIEADDNAVLGEVIKDQIHHPGSKIAIVRSADLVKKETTDFELVTSKGSMILRLNDSRFAHIVEDLIPQIVGLAIRWRTSKLLAIGSFGTDIEVTRGSFRFKRYDCFFSLGGFDSTTSYFMVAKVDHQGQYGVDGGVFGRITRGRHLLKELDEGDKILEIKPIVLEMKEKDAFVTDDLGIKLEDGMSIETHVSVSLSPQSPVSSEHFLVLSRNGHIPITETTSTYNACSKNLDVSLMAEKVMVRDANIVTVRHDGAGEGRVYFYKVRRQLNPSHSLVGEVVNGRELIRLVGMGSDVTVTTDPPRIMTIGMTQSQGQTFLENMGYTQVRTGLENDDSIIVEQEPELTMDVIGGKEVETFGVPADAINEWEFSEDISPRAVHYIRKITGLNHKPVGTLKVHFTYPGMPLITFEGNQKEGLNLIPEKSFGQVCRKGEIGVTNQSRPQKGLIGMRLDDSDEFGPTGEERYGTNIVGSIVSPLERMMKNIKDGDVIYVREVPAEGEEEG; encoded by the coding sequence ATGCTGGATGTGCATATGATCATCACTGTCAATGGAAAGGTCATCGAGGCGGATGATAATGCTGTTCTAGGTGAAGTGATTAAAGATCAAATCCATCATCCTGGCTCGAAGATCGCTATCGTTAGATCTGCGGACCTTGTTAAGAAAGAGACGACCGATTTCGAGCTAGTTACTTCCAAGGGATCCATGATACTCAGGTTAAATGATTCCCGTTTTGCCCACATTGTAGAGGATCTGATCCCACAAATCGTTGGTCTGGCCATAAGGTGGCGAACCTCCAAACTGCTGGCAATAGGGTCCTTTGGTACCGATATAGAAGTGACCAGAGGGTCATTCAGGTTCAAGCGATACGATTGTTTCTTCTCCCTGGGGGGATTCGACAGCACCACATCGTACTTCATGGTCGCCAAGGTCGATCACCAAGGTCAATACGGTGTCGATGGAGGGGTGTTTGGAAGGATCACCAGGGGAAGACACCTTCTGAAGGAACTTGATGAGGGCGATAAGATCCTGGAAATCAAACCTATTGTATTGGAGATGAAAGAGAAGGACGCCTTCGTGACCGATGATCTCGGAATCAAGCTTGAGGATGGCATGTCCATAGAGACACATGTTTCGGTGTCCCTCTCTCCCCAGTCCCCGGTGAGTTCTGAGCACTTCCTGGTGCTTTCAAGGAATGGACATATTCCTATCACCGAGACAACCTCTACATACAATGCATGCTCAAAGAACCTGGATGTCTCATTGATGGCCGAGAAGGTAATGGTCAGGGACGCGAACATCGTTACCGTGAGGCACGATGGTGCGGGCGAGGGAAGAGTCTACTTTTACAAGGTGAGGAGGCAGCTCAACCCCTCTCATTCTCTGGTAGGGGAAGTCGTGAATGGGAGGGAACTGATCCGATTGGTAGGGATGGGGTCCGATGTTACCGTTACCACCGACCCTCCCCGAATAATGACCATAGGGATGACCCAGAGTCAAGGTCAAACTTTCCTTGAGAACATGGGGTATACACAGGTAAGGACTGGTCTGGAGAACGACGATTCTATCATCGTTGAACAGGAGCCAGAACTTACAATGGACGTTATCGGAGGGAAGGAGGTCGAGACCTTCGGCGTACCCGCGGACGCAATCAACGAGTGGGAGTTCTCGGAGGATATCTCGCCCAGGGCCGTCCACTATATCAGAAAGATCACTGGTCTGAACCATAAGCCAGTGGGAACATTGAAGGTGCATTTCACCTACCCAGGAATGCCCCTTATTACTTTCGAGGGCAACCAGAAGGAAGGGTTGAATCTGATTCCCGAGAAGAGTTTTGGCCAGGTCTGCAGAAAGGGCGAGATAGGAGTCACAAACCAGTCTCGGCCACAGAAAGGTTTGATAGGGATGAGGCTTGACGATAGTGATGAGTTCGGTCCCACGGGAGAGGAGAGATATGGCACCAACATCGTGGGAAGCATAGTCAGCCCCCTCGAGAGAATGATGAAGAATATCAAGGACGGTGACGTAATATACGTCAGGGAGGTTCCTGCTGAAGGAGAGGAGGAAGGATGA
- a CDS encoding methanogenesis marker 6 protein produces the protein MSEETETRLIVVAPDSEITPDHVTRFIHALELPITVKETCYGAIIEGKRELVRKALQEVRKLDPNRICSKIRGFPMGDMRRCRAHHGSRPGFPQLEKEWELLPLIAEGLRSAERGEKIEEPERKVKLPVKELKKIVEEVSQ, from the coding sequence ATGAGCGAGGAGACCGAGACAAGGTTGATCGTGGTCGCTCCCGATTCAGAGATCACCCCAGACCATGTTACGCGGTTCATACACGCGCTGGAACTCCCCATCACCGTTAAGGAGACCTGCTACGGCGCCATCATAGAGGGCAAGAGGGAACTGGTCAGGAAGGCGCTGCAGGAGGTGAGAAAACTGGATCCAAATCGTATCTGCTCAAAGATCAGGGGGTTTCCCATGGGAGACATGAGGAGGTGTCGTGCTCACCATGGATCCCGTCCAGGCTTTCCTCAGCTGGAAAAGGAATGGGAGCTCCTACCGCTCATCGCAGAAGGACTCAGGTCGGCGGAGCGGGGTGAGAAGATCGAGGAACCGGAGCGCAAGGTAAAGCTGCCTGTGAAGGAACTCAAGAAGATCGTTGAAGAGGTTTCACAATGA
- a CDS encoding methanogenesis marker 5 protein yields the protein MKIFIDPPNSLILYDLVERFGHEPLSTMGALREKVNTLEMDSPPLNITHEDVQKGLKYAGIEVPSGIRGRLAVFGPLVDEAEAAIIMEDPPYAFGCVGCHRTTLMLKYLIRKRNIPLLEVKYPTSEDEARTMVGKIKEFLEGLS from the coding sequence ATGAAGATATTCATAGACCCTCCAAATAGCCTGATACTCTATGATCTGGTGGAGAGATTTGGGCACGAACCGCTCAGTACAATGGGTGCACTGAGGGAGAAGGTCAACACCCTGGAGATGGATTCACCACCATTGAACATCACTCACGAGGATGTCCAGAAAGGCTTAAAATATGCAGGCATCGAAGTACCCTCTGGGATTCGTGGGAGGCTGGCGGTCTTTGGACCGTTGGTGGACGAGGCCGAGGCCGCCATAATAATGGAGGATCCGCCCTATGCCTTTGGTTGCGTGGGCTGCCACCGGACCACTTTGATGCTGAAGTACCTGATAAGGAAGAGGAACATTCCCTTGCTGGAAGTCAAATATCCGACCAGTGAGGACGAGGCAAGGACCATGGTAGGGAAGATAAAAGAATTCTTGGAGGGCCTATCATGA
- a CDS encoding methanogenesis marker 15 protein, whose amino-acid sequence MIKIAQLSCGAEYSGVQSEIEKAANSVGAKMVYPDIDYEEIDRAVEEFGFDPASPTLRMMIARAMHLVEGRYDADAVFIATCFRCAEGALIRNEVRRFVQENSRLPVVTYSFTERTKAGQLLTRMEALVTIVERKELLARERQVGLTAGIDSGSTTTKVCILRDNEIIGKYWLPTGEVLNSADTSYEKALEMAGVKARDIEAIGVTGYGRFIIGKKMKAKLIQEELTVNSKGAVWLADRQEGEATIIDIGGMDNKAITVRDGIPDNFTMGGICAGASGRFLEIVAKRLRVEIDELGALADRGDWRKVNMNSYCSIFGIQDLVTSLAEGVSIEDVAAAACHSVAEQVYEQQLQEIDVRQPVIQVGGTSLISGMVTAIKDMLGQQPIVPKDSQFIGAAGAALLSSGFLEGQ is encoded by the coding sequence ATGATCAAAATCGCGCAGCTATCTTGTGGTGCGGAGTATAGTGGTGTGCAGTCGGAGATAGAGAAAGCGGCCAACAGCGTCGGGGCGAAGATGGTGTACCCAGACATCGACTATGAAGAGATTGACCGCGCGGTGGAGGAGTTTGGATTCGATCCCGCCTCACCCACTCTCCGCATGATGATCGCCAGAGCCATGCATCTGGTAGAGGGAAGATACGATGCGGATGCGGTGTTCATAGCTACCTGCTTCCGATGTGCCGAGGGTGCCCTCATAAGGAACGAAGTAAGGCGATTCGTGCAGGAAAACTCCCGGTTACCCGTTGTCACCTATTCTTTCACTGAGAGAACCAAAGCCGGTCAGCTGCTGACCAGGATGGAGGCCCTGGTCACCATTGTGGAGAGGAAGGAACTCCTGGCCAGGGAGCGTCAGGTGGGCTTGACCGCTGGTATCGATTCCGGATCTACCACCACCAAGGTATGCATCCTCCGGGACAATGAGATCATCGGGAAATATTGGCTTCCGACAGGTGAGGTCTTGAACTCAGCCGATACCAGTTATGAGAAGGCGCTTGAGATGGCCGGAGTAAAAGCCAGGGATATTGAGGCGATAGGTGTCACTGGCTACGGCCGTTTCATCATTGGAAAGAAGATGAAGGCCAAGCTTATCCAAGAAGAGCTAACGGTCAACTCAAAGGGAGCAGTATGGCTTGCTGACCGTCAGGAGGGAGAGGCCACCATCATCGATATCGGGGGAATGGACAATAAGGCCATCACGGTCAGGGACGGCATACCAGACAATTTCACAATGGGCGGAATATGCGCCGGTGCCTCTGGTCGTTTCCTGGAGATCGTGGCCAAACGCCTTAGAGTAGAGATTGATGAGTTAGGCGCTCTCGCAGACAGGGGCGATTGGAGGAAGGTGAACATGAACTCCTACTGCTCGATCTTTGGAATACAGGACCTGGTCACCTCCCTGGCCGAGGGAGTTTCCATCGAGGATGTGGCAGCGGCTGCCTGCCACTCCGTAGCGGAGCAGGTGTATGAGCAACAATTGCAGGAGATCGATGTCAGGCAGCCAGTGATCCAGGTGGGAGGTACCTCGTTGATATCGGGCATGGTGACTGCGATAAAGGACATGCTAGGTCAGCAACCCATAGTTCCCAAAGACTCCCAATTCATAGGCGCAGCAGGAGCGGCACTTCTTTCTTCGGGGTTCCTTGAGGGTCAATGA
- a CDS encoding methanogenesis marker 17 protein, protein MKVTVEGHEDWGNQSYDELFRRILLDLGITRMVDEVHMIIEPENSFFLISLRVRTATGAKSVSEVAKVEQKPEGAMLTITNELYAPRLLAMLWRDYGRQRVDQLSRFELMVRGVKAEELGEKMLDPGEELKQKVLDAVWRLLPEGLKVRHNIYSEGVLTIAATEHTMKQDWKDLAEKIHAELELGREAV, encoded by the coding sequence ATGAAGGTAACTGTCGAGGGCCATGAGGATTGGGGGAATCAGAGCTACGATGAGCTCTTCCGGAGAATACTCTTGGACCTGGGCATAACCAGAATGGTCGATGAGGTCCACATGATCATCGAACCCGAGAACTCATTCTTCCTTATCTCCCTGAGGGTTCGCACCGCCACCGGTGCTAAGAGCGTATCTGAGGTAGCAAAGGTGGAGCAAAAACCAGAAGGGGCCATGCTGACAATTACTAACGAGCTGTACGCCCCCAGGTTACTGGCAATGCTCTGGCGAGACTATGGGAGGCAGAGGGTCGACCAACTCTCAAGGTTCGAGCTTATGGTCAGAGGGGTAAAAGCAGAAGAGCTGGGTGAGAAGATGCTAGACCCCGGAGAGGAGCTCAAACAGAAAGTGCTGGATGCCGTATGGAGGCTTCTTCCAGAAGGCCTGAAGGTAAGGCACAACATCTATTCTGAGGGCGTATTGACCATTGCGGCCACTGAGCATACTATGAAACAGGATTGGAAGGATTTGGCCGAGAAGATACATGCCGAGTTGGAACTCGGAAGGGAGGCGGTCTGA
- a CDS encoding methanogenesis marker 7 protein codes for MYEVMMFDGGVYRIKEFYELVEDVGGFIIQKSQAQQTITVTLAIPEEEKVVIEKKSEELGGRLINVPLAGTEIAVVAPTLGRHHMPHPVCDIAEHLRRYGAITVVMGLARGKGRKTAQITADEKRIIEEYDAAVFVLGNFKDCIVEEKVRLFEEIEIPVAVVCGPELEELPSCEALVCGIGRKAERMRRAEEIEKLEETAQAVERIVRNRRKELDEDPLFVHPAEIKQAIEDLEPVQDNLRPAPIVLHLNGLRVKIPYAEWRDTLYEVEIYGRKLGEIANIRDASLTGSTLIEILTKCEVEDRDRKMSS; via the coding sequence ATGTACGAGGTCATGATGTTCGACGGCGGCGTCTACCGAATCAAAGAGTTCTACGAACTCGTGGAGGACGTGGGGGGTTTCATAATCCAAAAGAGCCAAGCCCAGCAGACCATCACAGTCACCCTCGCAATCCCTGAAGAAGAGAAAGTGGTCATCGAAAAGAAATCCGAGGAGCTGGGTGGAAGGCTGATAAACGTTCCCCTTGCAGGCACGGAGATCGCCGTGGTGGCCCCGACCTTGGGAAGGCACCATATGCCACACCCGGTCTGCGATATCGCCGAGCATCTTCGTCGCTACGGGGCCATAACCGTGGTGATGGGACTGGCAAGGGGAAAGGGCCGGAAGACGGCACAGATAACCGCCGACGAGAAGAGGATCATCGAGGAGTACGACGCAGCTGTTTTCGTACTTGGCAACTTCAAGGACTGCATTGTTGAAGAGAAGGTGCGCTTGTTCGAGGAGATCGAGATCCCAGTTGCTGTGGTTTGTGGTCCTGAACTGGAAGAACTTCCTTCTTGCGAGGCCCTGGTTTGCGGCATAGGTCGCAAGGCAGAGAGGATGCGACGCGCTGAAGAAATCGAGAAACTTGAGGAAACCGCTCAGGCTGTGGAGAGGATCGTTCGGAATCGTCGTAAGGAGTTGGATGAGGATCCCCTTTTCGTCCATCCAGCTGAGATAAAACAGGCCATCGAGGATCTGGAACCCGTTCAGGACAACCTCAGACCGGCCCCCATCGTGCTGCACTTGAATGGCCTCCGGGTGAAGATACCCTACGCGGAATGGAGAGATACCCTTTATGAAGTCGAGATCTACGGCAGGAAACTGGGTGAGATCGCCAATATCCGGGATGCCAGCTTGACGGGCTCGACACTCATAGAGATTCTCACGAAATGCGAGGTAGAGGATAGAGACCGCAAGATGTCCAGCTGA
- a CDS encoding flavodoxin family protein — MKVLGISGSPRKEGNTEILVKKALDAAKANGAEVEFIGLAGKDIKGCIACPDCGKNGKCVIEDDIQTIYPRMEKADVIILGTPIYFGQMTAQTKTLMDRTYFLHKSGGKLRGKVGGVITVGGRAGHDFTAVALMEWFTILGMLLPGNSFAESMSREKGAAANDENAVKAVESLAIRMMNLREKLE, encoded by the coding sequence ATGAAAGTCCTGGGAATCTCTGGAAGTCCGCGAAAGGAAGGAAACACAGAAATCCTTGTCAAGAAAGCCTTGGATGCAGCAAAGGCCAATGGTGCCGAAGTGGAGTTCATTGGTCTGGCTGGTAAAGATATCAAGGGGTGTATCGCCTGCCCCGACTGTGGCAAGAACGGTAAGTGCGTGATTGAAGACGACATTCAAACCATATACCCAAGGATGGAGAAGGCGGACGTCATCATACTGGGAACCCCAATCTACTTTGGCCAGATGACGGCTCAGACCAAGACTCTGATGGACCGGACATACTTCCTCCATAAAAGTGGAGGGAAACTTAGAGGCAAGGTGGGTGGGGTAATAACCGTCGGAGGAAGGGCTGGGCACGACTTCACCGCAGTAGCCCTCATGGAATGGTTCACGATACTGGGCATGTTGCTTCCGGGGAACTCCTTTGCGGAGTCCATGTCCCGAGAGAAGGGAGCAGCGGCAAATGATGAGAATGCGGTCAAGGCGGTTGAATCTCTGGCCATTAGGATGATGAATCTAAGAGAAAAGCTCGAATGA
- a CDS encoding GIY-YIG nuclease family protein, with translation MIVGSLGMVPFPKGRYAYVGSAMGGLEARLRRHFSTSKKRRWHIDYLLEKGNAVQAFYIPSEHKLECFLNKLVSILPGSLPIKGFGASDCTCRTHLHQISEEGYRDLITMFGKDLTWFAWDLLDEG, from the coding sequence ATGATCGTGGGCTCACTGGGAATGGTCCCATTCCCCAAGGGCAGGTATGCCTATGTGGGCTCGGCCATGGGAGGTTTGGAAGCAAGGCTGCGGAGACACTTCTCCACCAGTAAAAAGAGGAGATGGCACATAGATTACCTACTTGAAAAGGGAAATGCTGTCCAGGCTTTCTATATCCCTTCTGAACATAAGTTGGAGTGCTTCCTGAACAAGTTGGTATCGATCCTTCCTGGGTCACTGCCTATTAAGGGATTCGGGGCCTCCGACTGCACCTGTCGAACCCATCTTCATCAAATCTCAGAAGAAGGATACCGAGATCTTATCACCATGTTCGGGAAGGATCTCACCTGGTTCGCCTGGGACCTTCTTGACGAGGGTTAG
- the mobB gene encoding molybdopterin-guanine dinucleotide biosynthesis protein B, which translates to MLLGVAGFSNQGKTELVIRIASELSANGYEVVTIKHAHEGDLLPAGKDTTRHLAAGAKISIAVSPDGSALYLQEGSLESSLELAKKVSSPDIILVEGFKGSSIPKIVLGNADAQGKIIARGKSPDDVFDSAMAYIERGISIERTLNKLPGLDCGGCGFENCRGLAEALVDGKADVNDCTKQHTGRTLIKVDGKILPLGPFVDEIVTNTILGMVSSLKGGESAGSVIIEIDTSME; encoded by the coding sequence ATGTTGCTTGGAGTCGCAGGATTCTCGAACCAGGGGAAGACCGAGCTGGTCATCAGGATCGCATCAGAGCTTTCCGCCAATGGATACGAGGTTGTCACCATCAAACATGCCCATGAGGGAGATCTACTTCCTGCCGGAAAGGACACCACCAGGCATCTTGCAGCAGGTGCCAAGATTTCCATCGCGGTATCACCAGATGGATCCGCCCTTTACTTACAAGAGGGATCCCTTGAATCCTCGCTAGAACTTGCCAAGAAAGTATCCTCACCCGATATTATTCTTGTAGAGGGTTTCAAGGGTAGCTCAATTCCAAAGATAGTCCTGGGAAACGCAGACGCACAGGGCAAGATCATTGCAAGAGGGAAAAGTCCCGATGATGTCTTCGATTCTGCTATGGCCTATATTGAACGAGGCATTAGCATCGAAAGGACATTGAACAAACTTCCAGGTTTGGATTGCGGGGGCTGCGGATTCGAGAACTGTCGTGGTTTGGCCGAGGCATTGGTCGATGGAAAGGCCGATGTCAATGATTGCACGAAACAGCATACGGGAAGAACACTCATCAAGGTTGACGGGAAGATATTGCCCCTGGGGCCGTTCGTGGACGAGATAGTGACCAACACCATTCTTGGTATGGTTTCCTCCCTCAAGGGTGGGGAGAGTGCGGGAAGCGTGATCATTGAGATTGATACCTCGATGGAATAG
- a CDS encoding FAD-binding oxidoreductase codes for MVAVEDSIQKVPASVVKKLEAAIGKENVKISKFERLLYSHDLAPLPKEVQLGFKNVPDIVVKPCSTEHVQKIVKIAADAGMPVTPRGSATWGLGGAMPAFGGILIDLSGSLNKIIKIDKDNLCVTAQAGATWKEVYEACLEQGLLLGAYPSSFPSATLAGWISTAGIGIGGYKYGSAGHEIRNMKVVMPDATIIETGFDKVCDNGSGYNLNWLMVGAEGTLGVITEVTFKLEPGPEVMRALAYELPSVEAMGAPLMELCRSRIVPLHIQFYDGAHFEMLRKAGKHAPEVTSLLTLELEGDEAMVNHEEAAIDALLVEKYGAKKLSPEYAEHEWEERCYEFRAREMGLGHIPGEVVVPLIDFSEFTRKTLDLMDEFKMQGGMTGMVADRNTVMFMPYYFFDPSDPLSMTSFAFNKKFADLSMKYGGRSLGFGMFFASTLKPIRGEGAKYMKRIKDAVDPKDIMNPGTLLATVTRQNITIPTQLFNMGMLMMATAKKMIPRDDVVGEKARQYETERAKKEAHERR; via the coding sequence ATGGTAGCAGTTGAGGACTCGATTCAGAAGGTTCCGGCCTCCGTGGTGAAGAAGTTAGAGGCCGCCATTGGTAAGGAAAATGTCAAGATCAGCAAGTTCGAGAGATTACTCTACAGTCACGACCTCGCCCCGCTGCCCAAGGAGGTACAGCTGGGCTTCAAGAATGTTCCGGATATCGTGGTGAAGCCATGTTCGACGGAACATGTACAGAAAATCGTGAAGATCGCCGCTGATGCGGGCATGCCGGTCACTCCCAGGGGAAGTGCGACCTGGGGACTTGGTGGGGCAATGCCTGCTTTTGGCGGGATACTCATCGATCTCTCTGGCTCCCTGAACAAGATCATCAAGATCGACAAGGATAACCTCTGTGTCACTGCCCAGGCTGGAGCAACCTGGAAGGAGGTGTATGAGGCCTGTCTCGAGCAGGGACTTCTGCTGGGTGCCTACCCAAGCAGCTTCCCCAGCGCTACATTGGCAGGATGGATATCGACTGCTGGCATTGGTATTGGTGGATACAAGTACGGGTCGGCGGGTCATGAGATCCGCAACATGAAGGTTGTCATGCCAGATGCCACAATCATCGAGACCGGTTTCGACAAGGTCTGCGACAACGGATCTGGTTACAACCTCAACTGGCTGATGGTTGGTGCAGAGGGGACATTGGGCGTTATCACAGAGGTCACTTTCAAGCTAGAGCCAGGTCCAGAGGTCATGAGGGCGCTGGCTTATGAGCTACCTTCGGTGGAGGCCATGGGGGCACCCCTCATGGAGTTGTGCCGTTCAAGGATCGTCCCGCTCCACATTCAGTTCTATGATGGTGCGCACTTCGAGATGCTTCGAAAGGCTGGAAAGCACGCACCGGAGGTCACATCCCTACTCACTCTTGAGCTAGAGGGAGACGAGGCCATGGTGAATCATGAAGAGGCAGCCATTGATGCTTTGCTGGTGGAGAAATACGGGGCAAAGAAATTGAGCCCCGAGTATGCCGAGCATGAGTGGGAGGAGCGCTGCTATGAGTTCCGGGCCAGGGAGATGGGGCTAGGTCACATCCCGGGTGAGGTTGTGGTGCCCTTGATTGACTTCTCAGAGTTCACCCGGAAGACCCTCGACCTGATGGATGAGTTCAAAATGCAGGGCGGTATGACTGGAATGGTTGCGGATCGCAACACCGTCATGTTCATGCCCTATTACTTCTTTGATCCATCTGATCCATTATCGATGACTTCATTCGCCTTCAACAAGAAGTTCGCTGACCTATCCATGAAGTATGGAGGTCGCTCACTTGGCTTTGGTATGTTCTTTGCTTCCACACTCAAGCCCATTAGGGGAGAGGGTGCCAAGTACATGAAACGGATCAAGGATGCCGTCGATCCGAAGGACATAATGAACCCAGGAACCCTTCTTGCCACCGTCACCAGGCAGAACATCACCATCCCAACCCAGCTATTCAACATGGGAATGCTTATGATGGCCACCGCCAAGAAGATGATCCCCCGGGATGATGTGGTCGGAGAGAAGGCTAGGCAATACGAGACGGAGAGGGCTAAGAAAGAAGCCCATGAGAGGCGCTGA